One genomic segment of Clostridium estertheticum subsp. estertheticum includes these proteins:
- a CDS encoding phage major capsid protein: MTIKNKDLIQQQLKDSLAVAMKSTDENAIATAFAAFAEDVQQNVMEEFETYQKTADSNILTKRGVHQLTAVEDKFYQSVITAMRSSDPRQAFTTLPAAYPETIIDNVIADIKAEHPLLAAINFTNTTILTKMIVNKQGAQLAFWGPINSAITKELAGQIGVIDLTLCKLSAFMPISKDMLAVGPQWIDAYVRGVLSEAIALATETAIIDGTGLNEPIGMNRSVADDVTVTAGVYPLKTPMVVSNLNPLTFGAIAAKLAQAPNGKQRPVANILIVVSPVDYFTRIYPNTTVRALDGSYSYNVLPFPTTIIQSTAVAAGTAIFGLADKYLMGIGAGTNGGKIEFSDEFRWLDDERVYLSKMYGNGRALDDNAFILADITGMTAAVLEVAVNNVVKTKEQA; encoded by the coding sequence ATGACAATTAAAAATAAAGATCTTATTCAACAACAACTTAAAGATAGCTTAGCGGTGGCAATGAAATCCACAGACGAAAATGCAATAGCAACCGCATTTGCAGCATTTGCAGAAGATGTTCAACAAAATGTAATGGAAGAGTTTGAAACATATCAAAAAACAGCAGACAGTAATATTTTAACTAAACGTGGAGTGCACCAGTTAACCGCGGTTGAGGATAAATTTTATCAAAGTGTAATTACTGCTATGAGATCTAGTGATCCTAGACAAGCATTTACGACTTTACCAGCAGCGTACCCTGAGACAATCATAGATAATGTTATTGCTGATATTAAAGCAGAACATCCTTTGTTAGCTGCAATTAATTTTACCAATACTACTATATTAACTAAGATGATCGTTAATAAACAAGGTGCTCAATTAGCATTTTGGGGCCCTATTAACTCTGCGATAACTAAAGAACTAGCTGGACAAATCGGAGTAATTGATTTAACACTTTGTAAATTATCTGCATTTATGCCAATAAGCAAAGATATGTTAGCGGTTGGCCCACAATGGATAGATGCATATGTACGTGGAGTATTGAGCGAGGCAATAGCACTTGCAACAGAAACAGCAATAATTGATGGTACTGGATTAAATGAGCCAATCGGGATGAACAGAAGTGTAGCTGATGATGTAACAGTAACAGCTGGTGTATATCCTCTTAAAACTCCAATGGTAGTATCTAATTTAAACCCACTAACATTTGGTGCAATAGCTGCGAAACTTGCACAAGCACCCAATGGAAAGCAAAGGCCAGTAGCCAATATATTAATAGTAGTTAGTCCAGTAGATTATTTCACAAGAATATACCCAAACACAACTGTAAGAGCACTAGATGGTAGTTATTCTTACAATGTATTACCATTCCCAACAACTATAATACAAAGCACAGCAGTAGCAGCAGGAACAGCTATATTTGGCTTAGCTGACAAGTACCTTATGGGAATTGGAGCGGGAACAAATGGTGGTAAAATTGAATTTTCTGATGAGTTTAGATGGCTAGACGATGAAAGAGTTTATTTATCTAAAATGTATGGTAATGGTAGAGCACTTGATGATAATGCGTTTATACTCGCAGATATTACTGGAATGACCGCAGCAGTATTAGAAGTAGCAGTAAACAATGTTGTTAAGACTAAAGAACAAGCTTAA
- a CDS encoding head maturation protease, ClpP-related — translation MAKTKTNFLIKQMAEIGTLDLYIYDDVAEDSVNWWTDEVTESETSAKYMRAQLESAKDVKQINIYINSYGGSVKEGLAIYNQLKRHTAQKTAYIDGFACSTASVIPMACDKVVMGTNTLMMIHHAAMGAWGNAEELRKAANDVEVIDSASCSSYLAKAGDKLTAETLKALLDEQTWLSAEQCLLYGLADEITGKEDKTITEAKQRFNAAMKFEVEQQEPVLKVPPELIVQKTNAERLMMAFNKKMEVK, via the coding sequence ATGGCAAAAACAAAAACTAATTTTTTAATTAAGCAAATGGCAGAAATCGGAACACTTGATTTATACATTTACGATGATGTAGCAGAGGATAGTGTGAATTGGTGGACTGATGAAGTTACTGAAAGCGAAACATCTGCGAAATATATGAGGGCTCAACTTGAAAGTGCAAAAGATGTTAAACAAATTAATATTTATATTAATAGTTATGGTGGAAGTGTCAAAGAAGGCTTAGCAATATATAACCAACTAAAAAGACATACTGCACAGAAAACTGCTTATATAGATGGGTTTGCATGTTCGACAGCAAGCGTAATTCCAATGGCATGCGATAAAGTAGTAATGGGTACAAATACATTAATGATGATACATCATGCAGCCATGGGCGCGTGGGGCAATGCGGAAGAACTTAGAAAGGCTGCAAATGATGTTGAAGTTATAGATAGTGCTAGTTGTTCAAGCTATCTTGCAAAAGCTGGTGACAAATTAACAGCAGAAACTTTGAAAGCATTATTAGATGAACAAACATGGCTTAGTGCTGAACAATGTTTGTTATATGGGTTAGCTGATGAAATAACTGGCAAAGAAGATAAGACAATTACAGAAGCTAAACAAAGATTTAATGCTGCAATGAAATTTGAAGTTGAACAACAGGAACCAGTTTTAAAAGTTCCACCAGAATTAATAGTACAGAAAACTAATGCTGAAAGATTAATGATGGCATTTAATAAAAAAATGGAGGTAAAATAA
- a CDS encoding phage tail protein gives MYKISIFNKGVETVIHYPDTDKTTPKILVPHLNKKRGQAGSLTFTIYPNNPAYNLLTRMATLIVVTDIRDDKEVFSGRVFTNKSSMDDKGFKKDIICEGEMNFLHDTVVDSVIYEEKTPIQLLQIFLDAHNSKVENYKKIYLGNVDVEDWLFCTTALETTLEAITKYVYNEQLGYLQLRKVNGIKYLDYLKATTDKIIDVVLSQNMLNLIQTDATDFGTRIVPVGANSLTIENVNNGLNYLEDAEAASEYGIIYKTVEFKDVDDDAELKNQCLLQLDSYTKPKKSLEVGAIDLATLSDTSINMIDENTSAHMVNEVMRIDETWKCVEYDVDLSVVWSPKLTLSNKGITLTGTLSSIIGSMVTNDGDYNGVQIGDSFGLRIKKGLAKILLNATEGISITNGTKKVYYLGLDGNVVEHDVTANDMTANNGTFNNIKAIDMTATRGVFNDIVANNGTYNNINAMYMIATLMRTSNGMDYMLFHDQFIEFYHDGILRMKVGFDGINNYAGIKLYGGDGLNEVGSITAGGNSPTLQGNWSVEEGSGLYMYGNTNLATQEYVNSQISNMWQQAMGIFATK, from the coding sequence ATGTATAAAATAAGCATATTTAACAAAGGTGTAGAAACAGTTATACATTATCCTGATACAGATAAAACTACACCAAAAATATTAGTCCCACATTTAAATAAAAAAAGAGGTCAGGCTGGTAGCTTGACCTTTACTATTTACCCAAATAATCCTGCTTATAATTTACTAACAAGAATGGCAACTTTGATTGTGGTTACGGATATTAGGGACGATAAAGAAGTATTTAGCGGCAGAGTATTTACAAATAAAAGCAGTATGGATGATAAGGGATTTAAAAAAGACATAATTTGTGAGGGCGAAATGAACTTCCTTCACGATACCGTTGTAGATTCTGTAATTTATGAGGAGAAAACTCCTATACAATTACTACAAATATTTTTAGATGCCCATAACTCAAAGGTTGAAAATTATAAAAAAATATATTTGGGTAATGTTGACGTTGAAGACTGGTTATTTTGTACGACTGCACTTGAGACAACCTTAGAAGCAATCACAAAATATGTATATAACGAACAATTAGGGTATTTACAATTAAGAAAGGTGAATGGAATTAAGTATTTAGACTATTTAAAAGCAACTACAGATAAAATTATTGACGTAGTTTTAAGTCAAAATATGCTTAATTTAATTCAAACAGATGCTACAGATTTTGGTACTAGAATTGTGCCAGTTGGAGCAAATTCATTAACAATTGAGAATGTAAATAATGGTTTAAATTACTTAGAGGATGCCGAAGCGGCATCAGAATATGGGATTATTTATAAAACTGTAGAGTTTAAAGATGTCGATGATGATGCAGAACTTAAAAACCAATGTTTATTACAGTTAGATAGCTACACAAAGCCAAAAAAATCACTCGAAGTTGGAGCAATAGACTTAGCAACATTATCTGATACAAGTATCAATATGATTGATGAAAATACGTCGGCACATATGGTAAACGAAGTTATGAGGATTGATGAAACTTGGAAATGCGTGGAATACGATGTGGATTTAAGCGTAGTGTGGAGCCCTAAGTTAACTTTAAGCAACAAAGGTATTACACTGACTGGAACTTTAAGTAGCATTATAGGCTCGATGGTGACTAATGATGGTGATTATAATGGTGTGCAGATCGGCGATAGCTTTGGTTTGAGAATTAAAAAAGGCTTAGCAAAAATACTTTTAAATGCAACAGAAGGGATAAGCATAACTAATGGAACTAAAAAAGTATATTATTTGGGTTTAGATGGCAACGTCGTAGAACATGATGTAACTGCAAATGATATGACTGCAAATAACGGAACGTTTAATAATATAAAAGCTATAGATATGACAGCAACTAGAGGTGTATTCAACGATATAGTTGCGAACAACGGAACTTATAATAATATTAATGCAATGTACATGATAGCTACTTTAATGCGTACCTCAAATGGCATGGATTATATGTTGTTCCATGACCAATTTATTGAATTTTATCATGATGGAATTTTGCGAATGAAGGTAGGATTTGACGGTATAAATAATTATGCAGGAATAAAGTTATATGGTGGAGATGGGCTAAACGAGGTTGGTTCAATAACAGCAGGGGGGAATTCACCAACACTTCAAGGTAATTGGTCAGTAGAAGAGGGAAGTGGCTTATATATGTATGGTAACACAAATTTAGCAACGCAAGAATATGTAAATTCTCAAATATCAAATATGTGGCAACAAGCTATGGGCATATTTGCAACAAAATAA
- a CDS encoding terminase TerL endonuclease subunit yields the protein MLLSYKVLIPELQNYIDLVRSKKIEVCKEQFQLIDYIEKCFENENLFIDEVQLHKYLSQQKYFPFDLIEWEVFCFTLHNCTYSSPGILRWPDLLIFVGRGAGKNGYLSFEDFCLIGDYNPVKNYDIDICANAEEQAKTSFDDVWNVLEANKKVLKNFFTWTKELITCIKTGSKLRFRTSNAKTKDGGRPGKVDFDEYHQYENYSSIQVFKTGLGKKKNPRTTITTTNGDVRDGPLDKLIIRALDILKGAREDNGLICFISKLDDEEEVNNPKMWDKANPSLHHFPELFATMKREYVDYKDDPISNSSFMIKRMNIAVGNIDVEVTSWENILATDKEIPNLEGLTCTAGIDFAMTTDFVCAGLLFLFKGKYYWLSHTWVCKRCKDLKRIKAPLDEWASEKGGKLLTFVDDVEVTPNLPAEWLAEQALKYNITTLGMDKFRFATLKRALKEVGFDIEKDGANNIKIARPSDEMFVAPTINSLFVKHDIVYGDSPLMRWYTNNTSKKSEPHDNISYGKIEPKSRKTDGFKAFIAAMIAGGLDLEDSEGAVELDLDCYTY from the coding sequence ATGCTATTGAGCTATAAAGTATTAATACCTGAATTACAAAATTATATTGATTTAGTAAGAAGTAAAAAAATAGAAGTTTGTAAAGAACAGTTCCAATTGATAGATTATATAGAAAAATGTTTTGAAAATGAAAATTTATTTATTGATGAAGTACAATTGCATAAGTATTTAAGCCAGCAGAAATACTTTCCATTTGATTTAATTGAATGGGAGGTATTTTGTTTTACCCTCCATAATTGTACGTACTCTAGTCCTGGTATTTTAAGATGGCCTGATTTACTTATTTTTGTAGGACGTGGCGCAGGTAAAAATGGTTATTTATCATTTGAGGATTTTTGTTTAATAGGTGACTATAATCCAGTGAAAAACTATGATATTGATATTTGTGCAAATGCAGAGGAGCAAGCTAAGACAAGCTTTGATGATGTATGGAATGTGCTAGAAGCTAATAAAAAAGTGTTAAAGAATTTTTTTACATGGACTAAAGAATTAATAACTTGTATAAAGACAGGATCTAAACTTAGATTTAGAACATCAAACGCAAAAACTAAAGATGGTGGTAGACCTGGTAAAGTAGATTTTGACGAGTATCATCAATATGAGAATTATAGTAGCATTCAGGTATTTAAAACAGGCCTAGGGAAAAAGAAAAATCCACGTACGACAATTACAACTACAAATGGAGACGTGAGGGATGGCCCTTTAGATAAATTAATTATAAGGGCACTAGATATATTAAAAGGTGCTAGAGAAGATAATGGATTAATATGTTTTATTTCTAAACTGGATGATGAAGAAGAAGTAAATAATCCTAAAATGTGGGATAAAGCAAACCCTTCATTACATCATTTCCCTGAACTTTTTGCAACTATGAAACGTGAATATGTTGACTACAAAGATGATCCGATAAGTAATTCTAGTTTTATGATTAAGAGGATGAATATAGCAGTAGGCAACATAGATGTAGAAGTTACATCATGGGAAAATATACTTGCAACCGATAAAGAAATACCGAATTTAGAAGGGCTAACATGTACAGCGGGCATAGATTTCGCTATGACTACAGACTTTGTATGCGCTGGCCTATTGTTTTTATTTAAAGGCAAATATTATTGGCTAAGCCATACGTGGGTATGTAAAAGATGCAAAGACTTGAAAAGAATTAAGGCGCCATTAGATGAATGGGCGAGTGAAAAGGGCGGAAAACTCTTAACATTTGTTGATGATGTAGAAGTAACACCCAACTTACCAGCTGAATGGTTGGCAGAGCAAGCACTTAAATATAATATAACCACTCTTGGCATGGATAAGTTTAGATTTGCAACACTTAAAAGAGCATTGAAAGAAGTAGGTTTCGATATAGAAAAAGACGGTGCAAATAATATTAAGATTGCAAGACCGTCTGATGAAATGTTTGTGGCCCCTACAATAAATTCTTTATTTGTTAAGCACGATATAGTGTATGGAGATTCACCTTTAATGAGGTGGTACACAAACAATACAAGCAAGAAATCTGAACCACATGATAACATTTCATATGGCAAAATTGAACCTAAGAGCCGAAAAACAGATGGATTTAAAGCATTTATTGCGGCTATGATAGCTGGGGGATTAGATTTAGAGGATAGCGAGGGTGCAGTGGAACTAGACTTAGATTGCTATACCTATTAA
- a CDS encoding HNH endonuclease, whose product MDTKELVQWIRTLYLHNNIKAFYMNIIWRVPRSEVLKDQHNECQMCKSRGLVEPATMVHHIKYLKYHPELAIEKDNLMALCSECHWLVHHHIVVKKQLNEERW is encoded by the coding sequence ATGGATACTAAGGAGTTAGTACAATGGATAAGGACTCTATACTTACATAACAATATCAAAGCGTTCTATATGAATATCATATGGAGAGTGCCAAGGTCAGAGGTATTAAAGGATCAACACAATGAATGCCAGATGTGTAAGAGTAGAGGATTGGTTGAACCTGCAACAATGGTACATCATATCAAGTATCTTAAGTATCATCCTGAGTTAGCAATAGAGAAGGACAACCTCATGGCATTGTGTAGTGAATGCCACTGGTTAGTTCATCATCATATAGTTGTTAAGAAACAATTGAATGAGGAGAGGTGGTAA
- a CDS encoding N-acetylmuramoyl-L-alanine amidase, whose product MSKDAIRGGHNFQAIGASALIDETTEDRKVKDAVIKYLRLGGDTVLDVTPGNCDVSSDLSYGVDAANKALVNLFASIHFNKAYDSYVGAIGSEIWLNPNNAQAVKIANRILANLHCLGFINRGLKDGVNDEHLYDVKQPTMTSMIVEVCFVEADEDVKLYKKLGADIIGKAIAEGILGKTIASTVIPPTIIFRKILRVTKLTPCVGLSGELVKTFKVGDMLTAVNEDKNWWILLIGSVSKANCQEVIKTTVKTVASPITNVSQVETAQYGIVTASTLFVRDGHTLTSTKLGTLDKGTKVKIDKKIDDFYSIYYGEHGGFVYADYITLQ is encoded by the coding sequence ATGAGCAAAGATGCAATAAGAGGTGGTCATAATTTTCAAGCCATTGGCGCAAGCGCATTAATAGATGAAACTACAGAAGATCGTAAGGTCAAAGATGCTGTAATAAAATATTTAAGACTAGGAGGAGATACAGTATTAGATGTTACGCCTGGAAACTGTGATGTAAGTTCTGACCTTTCTTATGGTGTAGATGCAGCAAATAAAGCGTTAGTAAATTTATTTGCATCTATACATTTTAACAAAGCATATGACTCTTATGTTGGAGCAATTGGAAGTGAAATATGGTTAAATCCGAATAATGCTCAAGCAGTAAAAATAGCGAATAGGATTCTAGCAAACTTACATTGTTTAGGTTTTATTAATAGAGGGCTAAAAGATGGTGTTAACGATGAACATTTATATGATGTTAAGCAACCTACTATGACAAGTATGATTGTAGAAGTATGTTTTGTTGAAGCTGACGAAGATGTTAAGCTATATAAAAAGTTAGGTGCTGATATTATAGGTAAAGCAATTGCAGAAGGTATATTGGGCAAAACTATAGCTTCTACCGTTATCCCTCCTACTATTATATTTCGTAAAATCTTAAGGGTAACTAAGCTGACTCCGTGTGTAGGATTGAGTGGAGAACTTGTTAAAACTTTTAAAGTTGGTGATATGTTAACGGCTGTAAATGAAGATAAAAATTGGTGGATACTGTTAATTGGGAGTGTATCTAAAGCAAATTGCCAAGAAGTAATAAAAACTACTGTAAAAACTGTTGCCTCACCTATTACAAATGTAAGCCAAGTTGAAACAGCACAATACGGTATAGTGACAGCATCGACATTATTTGTGAGAGATGGTCATACTTTGACTAGCACAAAATTAGGAACCTTAGATAAGGGAACAAAAGTTAAAATCGACAAAAAAATAGACGATTTTTACAGTATCTATTATGGCGAACATGGTGGGTTTGTTTATGCTGATTATATAACGTTACAATAA
- a CDS encoding P27 family phage terminase small subunit — translation MKNAIEVKESLIKQLENKDAKTDYFLSLIDDYIWYFNQEVEMQEDVKTRGRRYKAKSASGFMMMKENESLKNAVTFNKQKLAILKQLGLTIDNVVGDAIEL, via the coding sequence ATGAAAAATGCAATTGAAGTTAAGGAGTCATTAATTAAACAACTTGAAAATAAAGATGCAAAAACAGATTACTTTTTATCTTTAATTGATGATTATATTTGGTACTTTAATCAAGAAGTTGAAATGCAAGAAGATGTAAAAACACGCGGAAGACGTTATAAAGCAAAATCAGCTTCGGGTTTTATGATGATGAAAGAGAATGAATCTTTAAAAAATGCAGTAACATTCAATAAACAAAAACTAGCAATACTTAAGCAACTTGGATTAACAATTGACAATGTCGTGGGTGATGCTATTGAGCTATAA
- a CDS encoding phage portal protein: MSIGFIDWMKSFLGVGGTTVNMTSTAISSEQKLNIELFAVFSAINLIASSVSKCEFKTYAKGIEFKGDNYYKWNIEPSKNKNSSQFQQELITKLLFNNEVLVLPIGDQLIIADSFYQEEFAIAENTFSSITSGTLSFNKTYNMSDVYYYKLGNTDIRALLSNLVKGYNDLLNMSVDKYDQSGGRKGILDIDSTASGNVNFQEKLENLMNKRFKTYFESRNAVLPLEKGYKYTENGGEASKKSTSEIADIAVITKEIFERTGQAFKIPPSLLRGDIADIVATTTNYLTFCVDPICCMIDEENIRKNYGKPAFLAGNYMRIDTTTIRHIDLFSISEAFDKLIASGGYSIDDLRVKAGDVALNTPWSRQHVITKNYQKIESLGVETTTTTVTKQ; the protein is encoded by the coding sequence ATGAGTATTGGTTTCATAGACTGGATGAAAAGTTTCCTAGGTGTAGGAGGAACAACAGTAAACATGACCTCGACAGCGATTTCTTCTGAGCAAAAATTAAATATCGAATTATTTGCAGTATTTAGCGCGATTAACTTAATAGCTAGTAGTGTATCGAAGTGTGAGTTTAAAACTTATGCAAAAGGTATTGAATTTAAAGGTGACAATTATTACAAATGGAACATAGAACCTAGCAAAAATAAAAATTCAAGCCAGTTTCAGCAAGAATTAATTACTAAATTGCTATTTAACAATGAAGTTTTAGTATTACCTATAGGCGATCAGCTCATAATCGCGGACTCTTTTTATCAAGAAGAATTTGCAATTGCAGAAAATACCTTTAGTAGTATTACTAGCGGTACTTTAAGTTTTAATAAAACCTACAATATGAGCGATGTTTACTATTACAAGCTAGGGAATACAGATATAAGGGCATTATTAAGTAATTTAGTTAAAGGGTATAACGATCTGTTAAATATGTCCGTAGACAAATACGACCAAAGCGGTGGGCGCAAAGGCATACTTGACATTGATTCAACAGCAAGCGGTAACGTAAACTTTCAGGAGAAGTTAGAAAATCTTATGAACAAAAGATTCAAAACATATTTTGAATCAAGAAATGCAGTATTACCGTTGGAAAAAGGTTATAAATATACCGAGAACGGTGGAGAAGCAAGTAAAAAAAGCACTAGTGAAATTGCAGATATAGCAGTTATCACAAAAGAAATCTTTGAAAGAACAGGGCAAGCGTTTAAAATACCACCTTCATTGTTGAGAGGGGACATTGCAGACATAGTAGCAACGACTACAAATTATTTGACATTTTGCGTTGACCCTATATGTTGCATGATAGATGAGGAAAATATTAGAAAAAATTATGGCAAACCCGCTTTTTTAGCTGGTAACTATATGAGAATTGATACTACAACAATTAGACATATTGATCTATTTAGCATATCAGAGGCTTTTGATAAGCTTATTGCTAGTGGAGGCTATAGTATCGATGATTTAAGAGTAAAGGCAGGAGATGTAGCATTGAATACACCGTGGAGCAGACAACATGTAATAACTAAAAATTATCAAAAGATTGAAAGTCTAGGGGTTGAAACTACAACAACTACAGTTACAAAACAATAA
- a CDS encoding acyltransferase family protein, whose product MKKRNETLDILKGIAILSVILGHAVQRGLVYNFDSTIIWRVVYSYHMPLFVLLSGFTLYLSNPTYNFEWVKRKFYRLIVPLISWTLLVELMCNFQFTGLKPFTIFPNSFYEFAKKSILHPDWAFWFLWIIFIFMLTFYFIDKITKKYNSIRQYQMIFLIFIVILVFKVFNLPQGYFGVADVLNYFPIFICGYYLSKYKDYIFKYVKYTLLPSALLWIVLLNKWDSNDSIAHKYIMAIVAMITVYCLVKLLEKQLKWLTYFGKRSLELYVCESIFLNIGISSGYIRVISIFITATICSLLFARILKTNKYTNFIAFGSFKSENKFRIKKIVTST is encoded by the coding sequence ATGAAAAAAAGAAATGAAACTTTAGATATTTTAAAAGGAATTGCTATTTTGTCAGTTATACTTGGACATGCTGTCCAAAGAGGTCTTGTTTACAACTTTGATAGTACAATAATATGGAGGGTAGTATATTCTTATCATATGCCCTTGTTTGTATTATTATCAGGTTTTACTTTGTATTTAAGTAATCCAACATATAATTTTGAATGGGTAAAAAGGAAGTTTTACAGATTAATAGTTCCTTTAATTTCTTGGACATTATTAGTTGAGCTTATGTGTAACTTCCAGTTTACTGGTCTCAAACCATTTACTATATTTCCTAACTCATTTTATGAATTCGCAAAAAAATCTATTTTGCATCCAGATTGGGCATTCTGGTTTTTGTGGATCATATTTATATTCATGTTGACATTTTATTTTATAGACAAGATAACTAAAAAGTACAATAGTATTCGACAATATCAAATGATATTTTTAATTTTTATAGTGATTTTAGTTTTTAAGGTTTTTAATTTACCACAAGGCTATTTTGGAGTTGCTGATGTACTAAACTATTTCCCAATATTTATATGTGGATATTATTTATCTAAATATAAAGATTATATTTTTAAATATGTCAAATATACATTACTACCATCGGCTTTATTATGGATAGTGCTTCTTAACAAATGGGATAGTAATGATAGCATTGCACATAAGTATATTATGGCAATTGTAGCAATGATTACAGTTTATTGTTTAGTAAAACTATTAGAAAAACAGCTGAAATGGTTAACTTATTTTGGTAAAAGGTCTTTAGAATTGTACGTATGTGAATCAATATTCCTTAATATAGGGATAAGCAGTGGTTATATAAGAGTAATTTCTATATTTATTACTGCTACAATATGTTCACTCTTATTTGCTAGGATACTAAAGACTAACAAATACACTAATTTCATTGCGTTTGGTTCATTTAAAAGTGAAAACAAATTTAGAATTAAAAAAATAGTTACTTCAACATAG
- a CDS encoding distal tail protein Dit produces MYEITFNGKHSYSDYDLFIISKSIQPPSKDKIKVPVPFMNGGGWDFSTVGSNGEIVYNTREITIKFGIDSNNVKQLYVKYTKILAWLQDTGQQKLIFDDISDYYFMAEAETPPTFATFIMLGELEVKFVADPFKIGVDYAVNNLWDTFNFEEDYMQTGDFDVVGTKTITLYNPGRLVMPIINASTAMSIIYNSKTYNLSMGDNKPYGLKLANGANNITVNGTGHIKILFRKVSL; encoded by the coding sequence ATGTATGAGATAACTTTTAATGGCAAACACAGCTACAGTGATTACGATTTATTTATTATAAGCAAATCCATACAACCTCCTAGTAAGGATAAAATAAAAGTTCCAGTTCCATTTATGAACGGTGGTGGTTGGGACTTTTCTACAGTTGGTAGTAATGGAGAAATTGTATACAACACAAGAGAAATAACAATAAAATTTGGTATAGATTCTAACAATGTAAAACAATTATATGTTAAATATACTAAAATCTTAGCATGGTTGCAAGATACAGGGCAACAAAAATTAATATTTGATGATATTTCAGATTATTACTTTATGGCAGAAGCTGAAACACCACCAACATTTGCAACTTTTATAATGTTGGGAGAATTAGAAGTTAAATTTGTTGCAGATCCTTTTAAAATTGGTGTTGATTATGCTGTAAATAATTTATGGGATACGTTTAATTTTGAAGAGGATTATATGCAAACTGGTGATTTTGATGTTGTTGGTACAAAAACAATAACTTTATATAATCCCGGAAGGCTAGTAATGCCTATCATTAATGCAAGTACTGCAATGAGTATTATTTATAATTCCAAAACCTATAATTTGTCTATGGGAGATAATAAACCCTATGGCTTAAAATTAGCAAACGGAGCAAATAACATAACTGTAAATGGCACTGGACACATAAAAATATTATTTAGAAAGGTGAGTTTATAA
- a CDS encoding phage holin family protein translates to MNEKEIFNTIVALLGSAFAFIFGVWDTSLEVLIFFIFMDYVTGVWGAAVLKKISSEIGIAGIFKKVTILIVLIMAVLLDRLINSGTWAFRTLVCYFYIANEGISILENAVIIGIPVPNKLVEVLKNLKTKEELK, encoded by the coding sequence ATGAATGAAAAAGAAATATTCAATACAATAGTTGCATTATTAGGTAGTGCATTTGCATTTATATTTGGGGTTTGGGATACAAGTTTAGAAGTATTGATATTTTTTATATTTATGGACTATGTTACAGGCGTTTGGGGTGCAGCAGTTCTTAAAAAGATTTCTAGTGAAATAGGAATTGCAGGTATATTTAAGAAAGTAACAATATTAATAGTTTTAATTATGGCTGTATTGCTTGATAGGTTAATTAATAGTGGCACATGGGCATTCAGAACGCTTGTATGCTATTTTTATATTGCAAATGAAGGAATATCCATATTAGAAAATGCAGTTATTATAGGTATACCAGTACCTAATAAATTAGTAGAAGTATTAAAAAATTTAAAAACTAAGGAGGAACTAAAATAA